From a region of the Macrobrachium nipponense isolate FS-2020 chromosome 3, ASM1510439v2, whole genome shotgun sequence genome:
- the LOC135221718 gene encoding zinc finger HIT domain-containing protein 1-like, protein MTTRESGRIKDAPQRRILDEAARRRRVRKALEALEQDNFHDDPHANLVMSKKVPRFDESLDRNKNKEHKRRTRSSEHFKQRFRKNFPILLEEEQAICPEGPNYLTVQAPPSKQPERQLCAVCGFLAPYTCIPCGSRYCSVKCLNTHQDTRCLKWTA, encoded by the exons GCCGTATCAAGGATGCCCCACAGAGGCGCATCCTGGATGAGGCAGCAAGACGAAGGAGGGTGAGAAAAGCGCTGGAGGCTCTGGAGCAAGATAACTTTCATGATGATCCACATGCTAATCTTGTTATGAGTAAAAAGGTACCTAGATTTGATGAGTCTTTAGATAGAAACAAGAATAAAGAGCATAAGAGGAGGACCCGAAGCTCAGAACATTTTAAGCAAAG gTTTCGGAAGAACTTCCCAATACTGTTGGAGGAGGAACAGGCAATATGCCCAGAGGGACCTAACTACCTGACAGTACAAGCTCCACCATCAAAACAACCAGAACGTCAGTTATGTGCTGTTTGCGGCTTCCTAGCACCTTATACATGTATACCCTGTGGCTCACGTTATTGTTCTGTCAAGTGCCTGAACACTCATCAAGACACTAGATGTCTAAAATGGACAGCATGA